The Paramisgurnus dabryanus chromosome 3, PD_genome_1.1, whole genome shotgun sequence genome includes a window with the following:
- the LOC135769060 gene encoding CCN family member 1, producing MKMKTLLCLMMFIMISFISVKARCPGVCECPAERPVCPPGVSTVPDGCGCCKVCAAQLNDDCHEGRPCDHHKGLECNYGNDVASIHGICRAKLEGRSCEYNGRMYQNGQSFRAGCKHQCICIDGAVGCSPLCPTDIPLATPSCPAPRLVKVPGQCCLSVDCHSKSSVLPPVFRRPQPPPYLFPDLHKFKKPGPKPHPNKPKYSLSNELTELDKKWDKPHSRKHLPAWKQAGRQCVTQTTSWTPCSRSCGMGVSSRVTNDNAQCKLVKESRLCNIRPCSSVAVPIKKGKKCSRTQKSPEPLRLHYAGCRSAHLYQPNYCGMCLDGRCCSPRRTQTAPVLFTCHGGERFERAVMFVQSCKCNDECGHLNDAALPPQRWLYGDMHKFID from the exons ATGAAGATGAAGACTTTATTGTGTCTGATGATGTTTATAATGATCAGCTTCATCTCG GTGAAAGCAAGATGTCCCGGGGTGTGCGAATGCCCGGCAGAGCGACCTGTGTGCCCACCGGGCGTAAGCACTGTGCCTGATGGGTGCGGCTGCTGTAAGGTGTGTGCCGCTCAGCTGAACGATGACTGTCATGAAGGACGGCCCTGTGACCATCATAAGGGTCTTGAGTGTAACTATGGAAACGATGTGGCGAGTATCCATGGAATCTGCAGGG CTAAACTTGAAGGGCGCTCGTGTGAATACAACGGACGGATGTATCAGAACGGACAGAGTTTCCGTGCCGGTTGCAAACATCAGTGCATCTGTATCGACGGAGCTGTCGGCTGTTCGCCCCTTTGCCCCACTGATATTCCTCTGGCCACGCCCTCCTGCCCCGCCCCCCGGCTGGTCAAAGTGCCCGGTCAATGCTGCCTCAGCGTGGACTGCCACAGCAAGTCCTCGGTCCTGCCACCCGTCTTCAGACGACCACAACCTCCTCCCTACCTGTTCCCAGACCTGCACAAGTTCAAGAAGCCCGGGCCGAAACCACACCCCAACAAACCCAAATACTCCCTGAGCAATGAACTGACAGAGCTGGACAAAAAATGGGATAAACCACACAGTCGAAAGCACCTGCCAG CATGGAAGCAAGCTGGGCGTCAATGTGTCACCCAGACCACGAGCTGGACACCTTGTTCTCGCAGCTGTGGGATGGGGGTGTCCTCTCGGGTCACCAACGACAACGCTCAGTGCAAACTGGTGAAGGAATCCCGACTCTGCAACATTCGGCCCTGCAGTTCTGTCGCTGTGCCCATAAAG AAAGGGAAGAAATGTTCTCGTACCCAGAAGTCTCCTGAACCTCTGCGTCTTCATTACGCCGGTTGCCGCAGCGCTCACCTCTATCAGCCCAACTACTGCGGTATGTGCTTGGACGGACGATGCTGCTCTCCACGCCGCACACAAACGGCCCCCGTGCTCTTCACGTGCCACGGCGGTGAGCGCTTCGAGAGGGCCGTCATGTTCGTGCAGTCCTGCAAATGCAACGATGAATGCGGGCACCTGAACGACGCAGCCCTGCCCCCTCAGCGCTGGCTGTACGGCGACATGCACAAGTTCATCGATTAG
- the LOC135768431 gene encoding volume-regulated anion channel subunit LRRC8D, which produces MFSLSELCSVGERPSTSKILKPWPEVFMDHLLVLMLMVCIIACTLLLSRDGLVCVPVHGNSSSSTKPGYDPLFTSLPKGRRTNLDYQQYIYIGYMCYHEGLSWGSRLLPYVTLLNTLVLLSSGCFWFHFPLTSARIEHFLSILDRCCDSPWTTRALSYTVQLDAAQSRFSETEQTVRPKRQATSSSKTRKWSVDSGVDSPLLVGADCTSAANQMPSSPSTGFHCSVHSGMSPVESKMPPEAPRAAALLDRKDREQTRALFERVRRFRAHCESSDVVFKVYTAQTVFKVLMFIVIMIYTTPLLDSISFSFICSPQSDALTGYSVFQCSRLLSSHLRQLMQAYILLLVLFGVLAIYTLLWISQKSLREYSFQSQHETGFVFDVPELHNDLAFLLHMADQYAPLLAQRLSVFLSPVCENHLLKESVERLWGAERLRSLITCDQRGRSVLQLVALPHLPAALFSLNQLHVLKLELIGEAKLTAQITNMTALSEMHLYNCSAAVEPEALQHLQEHLETLHLTFTKPTEIPAWMYSLHNLRELHLTGNLCGEGDTGRGWALSSLRQLCHLRVLVLCGTLQKIPKELSELSESLVRLEIRNEGTRLLVLTGLKRLTGLAEVLLQDCQLERLPSALLALTVLRSLDMQHNGLRTLEELLGLQHLHHLSCLRLAHNHVLSLPPSVAVLRSLEILDLSHNHLENLPPALFKLHRLRRLLLAGNLLEEMPAHVGALKLLTELDLTGNQLKHLPEELFHSCAELRILNVANNSIGSLPSDVGILSKLSHLDIRGNCLDELPVELGSCVGLRGGGLLVENVMMHTLPRQIRDLLLQPGSVSCPFFESPSRPNSDSFPNFSPAQWSFYSAQESRI; this is translated from the exons ATGTTTTCTCTCTCTGAGCTGTGCTCAGTGGGTGAGCGACCGAGCACTTCTAAGATACTGAAGCCGTGGCCGGAGGTGTTCATGGATCACCTGTTGGTTCTGATGCTGATGGTGTGCATCATTGCGTGCACGCTGCTGCTGTCACGTGACGGGCTTGTGTGCGTTCCCGTACACGGTAACTCCAGCTCCTCTACGAAGCCCGGGTACGACCCGCTATTTACGAGCCTGCCGAAGGGTCGACGGACCAACCTGGACTATCAACAATACATCTACATTGGTTACATGTGCTATCACGAGGGGTTATCCTGGGGCTCGCGGCTCTTGCCGTACGTGACACTGCTTAATACTTTAGTGCTGCTCTCCAGCGGCTGCTTCTGGTTTCATTTTCCTTTAACGTCAGCCCGAATCGAGCACTTTCTGTCCATTCTCGACAGATGTTGTGATTCGCCCTGGACGACTCGAGCTCTGTCCTACACAGTCCAGCTGGACGCGGCCCAGAGCCGTTTCTCGGAGACAGAACAGACGGTGCGACCCAAACGTCAAGCGACATCTTCATCCAAAACACGCAAGTGGAGCGTGGACTCAGGAGTCGACAGCCCCTTGCTGGTGGGGGCCGATTGCACCTCCGCTGCCAATCAAATGCCCTCGTCTCCCTCCACCGGGTTCCACTGCTCTGTGCACTCCGGTATGTCACCTGTGGAGTCCAAGATGCCGCCGGAAGCTCCTCGAGCAGCAGCTCTGTTAGATCGAAAAGACCGCGAGCAGACGCGAGCACTGTTCGAGAGAGTGCGCAGATTCCGAGCGCATTGTGAAAGCTCAGATGTTGTCTTTAAG GTTTACACTGCACAGACTGTGTTTAAAGTGCTGATGTTCATTGTGATCATGATCTACACAACTCCACTGCTGGACTCCATCTCATTCAGTTTCATCTGCAGTCCGCAGTCTGACGCGCTGACCGGTTACAGCGTCTTCCAGTGCAGCCGTTTGCTCTCCTCTCACCTGCGTCAACTCATGCAGGCCTACATCTTACTGCTTGTTCTGTTCGGTGTGCTCGCCATCTACACCCTGCTGTGGATCTCTCAGAA GTCATTGAGAGAGTATTCATTCCAGAGCCAGCATGAGACTGGATTCGTGTTTGATGTACCGGAGCTTCACAATGACTTGGCCTTTCTTTTACACATGGCTGATCAATACGCCCCTCTGCTGGCTCAGCGTCTCTCTGTATTCCTGTCGCCGGTCTGTGAGAATCATCTGCTGAAGGAAAGTGTGGAGCGTCTATGGGGAGCTGAACGTCTGCGGTCATTGATCACCTGTGATCAGCGGGGTCGCTCTGTGCTTCAGCTGGTTGCTCTCCCACATCTACCAGCAGCTCTCTTCTCTCTGAACCAACTGCATGTGTTGAAGTTAGAGCTCATTGGAGAGGCCAAACTCACAGCACAAATAACCAACATGACTGCACTCAg TGAGATGCATCTGTATAACTGCTCTGCAGCAGTGGAGCCTGAAGCACTGCAACACCTGCAGGAACACCTGGAGACGCTGCATCTCACCTTCACCAAACCCACCGAGATCCCGGCCTGGATGTACTCGCTCCACAACCTGCGAGAGCTTCACTTGACCGGCAACCTGTGCGGTGAGGGCGACACGGGCCGTGGCTGGGCCCTCAGCAGCTTGCGTCAGCTGTGTCACCTGCGCGTCCTGGTGCTGTGCGGGACACTGCAGAAAATCCCCAAGGAGCTGAGTGAGCTGTCGGAGAGCTTGGTAAGACTGGAGATACGTAACGAGGGAACCAGGCTGCTGGTGTTGACGGGACTGAAGCGTTTGACCGGACTCGCAGAAGTGCTGCTACAGGACTGCCAGCTGGAACGCCTGCCATCCGCTCTGTTGGCCCTGACAGTTTTGCGCAGTTTGGACATGCAACACAACGGTTTGCGTACTCTAGAAGAGCTGCTGGGACTGCAACATCTACATCATCTGTCCTGCTTGCGGCTGGCACACAATCACGTGTTGTCTCTACCTCCCAGCGTCGCAGTTCTGCGCTCATTGGAAATCCTGGATTTGTCACACAACCATCTAGAGAACCTTCCACCAGCTCTCTTCAAGCTGCATAGATTACGACGTCTTCTGCTTGCTGGAAACCTCTTGGAGGAGATGCCGGCACACGTGGGAGCCCTGAAGCTCCTCACTGAACTAGATCTCACGGGAAACCAACTCAAACATCTACCCGAGGAGCTGTTTCATAGCTGCGCTGAACTCCGCATCTTGAACGTGGCTAATAACTCGATAGGCTCCTTGCCCTCTGATGTGGGAATTCTGAGTAAACTCTCTCATCTGGATATACGCGGCAACTGTCTGGACGAGCTGCCGGTTGAGCTGGGGAGCTGCGTTGGGCTTCGTGGAGGAGGTTTACTGGTGGAAAACGTGATGATGCACACTTTGCCTCGACAGATCAGAGACTTACTACTGCAGCCCGGATCTGTGTCCTGCCCTTTCTTCGAATCTCCATCCCGGCCAAATTCCGACAGCTTTCCTAACTTTTCCCCTGCACAGTGGAGCTTCTACTCGGCGCAGGAGTCTCGAATATAA
- the LOC141281980 gene encoding uncharacterized protein, with amino-acid sequence METPNRLRTTKVKKHHPITLGPAPLFRTVGLTGLSASLPPHRRLRTVVHKTLNTSTASCQSDDQWTRRPSRWFSSDSTVSRGPRIHQPHTNSLSVLTGQTETQEKRLPNVGVKKISSISQKQISPRTQRVKDKEMFINKHPLMVNVSHWDYSGKQKTRNTSPVRQKEWGEYMFEEVWRGESQKFRRTRTKRINRDEVFEVSDISQRIQGLEITDTQTETHKHPMGFKPRGRGNRAVPLGKEEGQTRRDRRPHFLPPITQSDCLLNVPLVLPDNSPPPSPCSQSDILFFPLSVPLPTFPSET; translated from the coding sequence ATGGAAACCCCTAACCGTCTGAGGACCACAAAAGTCAAAAAGCATCATCCAATTACTCTTGGGCCCGCTCCGCTCTTCCGTACGGTGGGCCTGACGGGTCTGTCTGCTAGTTTACCTCCTCACCGTCGGCTGCGAACGGTCGTACACAAGACCCTTAACACATCCACTGCTTCGTGTCAATCCGATGACCAGTGGACGCGACGTCCCAGCCGCTGGTTTTCATCAGATTCTACTGTGAGTAGAGGACCAAGAATTCATCAACCTCACACAAACTCACTCTCTGTCTTAACTGGACAAACCGAAACACAAGAGAAACGTCTGCCCAATGTAGGTGTCAAAAAAATTTCCTCAATTTCTCAAAAACAAATAAGTCCTAGAACTCAGAGAGTCAAAGATAAAGAGATGTTCATAAATAAACACCCACTTATGGTCAACGTTTCACACTGGGATTACAGCGGAAAGCAAAAGACTCGAAACACGTCTCCTGTAAGACAGAAAGAGTGGGGGGAATATATGTTTGAAGAAGTGTGGAGAGGAGAAAGCCAGAAGTTTAGAAGGACGAGGACTAAAAGAATAAACAGAGATGAAGTATTTGAAGTATCTGATATCAGCCAGCGGATACAAGGTTTAGAAATAACAGACACTCAgacagaaacacacaaacatccCATGGGGTTTAAGCCAAGGGGGCGTGGCAACAGGGCGGTGCCTTTAGGGAAAGAGGAGGGGCAAACAAGGAGAGACCGACGCCCACACTTCCTCCCACCCATAACTCAAAGTGACTGTCTGCTTAATGTCCCTCTGGTCCTTCCAGATAATTCACCTCCTCCATCACCCTGCTCTCAATCAGACATCCTCTTCTTCCCGCTGTCTGTTCCTCTTCCAACCTTTCCCTCTGAGACATGA
- the ddx39ab gene encoding DEAD (Asp-Glu-Ala-Asp) box polypeptide 39Ab — translation MAENDVDNELLDYEEEEEPQGAPESTAPVGKKDVKGSYVSIHSSGFRDFLLKPELLRAIVDCGFEHPSEVQHECIPQAILGMDILCQAKSGMGKTAVFVLATLQQIEPVDGQVSVLVMCHTRELAFQISKEYERFSKYMPTVKVAVFFGGMSIKIDEEVLKKSCPHIVVGTPGRILALVRNKTLNLKNVKHFVLDECDKMLEQLDMRRDVQDIFRLTPHEKQCMMFSATLSKEIRPVCRKFMQDPMEVFVDDETKLTLHGLQQYYCKLKDSEKNRKLFDLLDVLEFNQVVIFVKSVQRCVALSQLLVEQNFPAIAIHRGMAQEERLSRYQQFKDFQRRILVATNLFGRGMDIERVNIVFNYDMPEDSDTYLHRVARAGRFGTKGLAVTFVSDETDAKILNDVQDRFEVNVAELPEEIDISTYIEQSR, via the exons ATGGCTGAGAATGATGTTGACAACGAGCTGTTGGATTATGAAGAGGAAGAGGAACCTCAGGGAGCCCCAGAGAGCACAGCCCCAGTGGGCAAGAAGGACGTGAAGGGCTCCTACGTCTCCATTCACAGCTCCGGCTTCAGAGACTTCCTGCTCAAACCAGAGTTACTGCGAGCCATCGTCGACTGTGGTTTTGAGCATCCGTCTGAGG TGCAGCACGAGTGCATCCCACAGGCCATCCTCGGCATGGACATCTTGTGTCAGGCTAAGTCTGGTATGGGAAAGACGGCTGTGTTTGTACTCGCTACCCTACAGCAGATCGAGCCTGTGGACGGACAG gTATCCGTGCTGGTCATGTGTCACACCCGTGAACTGGCCTTTCAGATCAGCAAGGAGTACGAGCGCTTCTCCAAATACATGCCCACAGTAAAGGTGGCCGTGTTCTTCGGTGGAATGTCCATAAAGATCGACGAAGAGGTTCTGAAGAAGAGCTGCCCGCACATCGTGGTGGGCACGCCCGGCCGAATCCTCGCCCTGGTCCGAAATAAGACCCTTAACCTAAAGAACGTTAAGCACTTTGTTCTGGACGAGTGTGACAAGATGCTGGAGCAGCTGG ATATGAGACGTGACGTTCAGGATATCTTCAGACTGACCCCTCACGAGAAACAGTGTATGATGTTCAGCGCCACCCTCAGTAAAGAGATTCGACCCGTCTGCCGCAAGTTCATGCAGGAT CCAATGGAGGTGTTTGTGGACGATGAGACAAAACTGACCCTTCACGGTCTCCAGCAGTACTACTGCAAACTGAAGGACAGCGAGAAGAACCGCAAACTCTTTGATCTGCTCGATGTCCTGGAGTTCAACCAG GTGGTGATATTTGTGAAGTCTGTGCAGCGCTGTGTGGCTCTCTCACAGTTACTGGTAGAGCAGAATTTCCCAGCCATCGCCATCCACCGAGGAatggcacaggaggagag GTTGTCACGATATCAGCAGTTCAAAGACTTTCAGAGGCGAATTCTAGTGGCCACAAACCTGTTTGGGCGAGGAATGGATATCGAGAGGGTCAACATCGTCTTCAACTACGACATGCCTGAAGACTCAGACACATATCTGCACAGG GTGGCTCGTGCAGGTCGATTTGGCACAAAGGGTTTGGCCGTCACCTTTGTTTCCGATGAAACCGATGCCAAAATCCTCAATGATGTGCAGGACCGGTTTGAGGTCAATGTTGCAGAGTTACCAGAGGAGATTGACATTTCCACTTACA TTGAACAGTCCAGATGA